attCATACcgttaattataaaaattaataatgggATGCCTATTTTGAATTTTcccaataaaaaaatgtaaaaacttttctttttaaaaggcAATGTCACATAAATAGGTCCATATGCTAAGCAGCAAGGATAGACTGTAGGCACGAGTCATATTGATACTTGGGCAAGATTATTAGAaagtagaaaattttttaaGCGCCATATTCTTGTTTACACCTTGACTCAAAAATagaaattaggaaaaattatattttatcccTCTAAAGTTTAGGGCcatttttaattcgacctttaatatttcaatttttgcaattcactccTCAAACTTGTCAAACTTTTGCAATTCGCCCATTCCGTCTTTGACTGATGAAatagtgatcacgtgcgacgcaTGTAATCACTTCTAGCCTTTTTttacccaaaatacccccattcCTTCCAACccgctgaaaaaaaaaattatatatttagtGCTTAACCTTAAACCTTCTAATGTGCTTCTTAATGAAAATGATCAAGCACTTCTAGGAGATTTTGGTATTCCTTATCTACTGGTTGGAATCCCATTGCCAAGCTCAGATATGGCTAGCAGGCTTGGAACACATATGGCTCTAGAGCAATGGCAACTAGAAGTGAGAGGTCCAATATCCTTGGAGACCGAATTCATGGGGATTCGGGTGCAGCATTGTTGAGATGTTGACTGGTGTTCAGCCTTTGTGTGGGAGATCTCTAGATGAAATTTATCATTCAATTGTAGAAAGCAAGAAAAGCCATGTATCCCCGAGGTGACAGTGACTGATGTTGCCCTTGCTTGTGGACCTGAAGCCAGTGGACATGGTCTCAGCTCGAAACCTTGTCACAGGAATGAAGGAATCTTGCCGGCGGTGCATTGATGGGTAAACGTTTGCCCTCTCATTCGTTGATCTGTAGGCATCTCCAGCGACTTGCACAACCTTCTGACTCTTACAACCCATCAAAACCTCTCCTGCaactcagtttttttttttttttttggaagggatgggggcattttggataTAACACAGGCCAGAAGTGATCACTGTTTCGTCAATCAAAGTGGCTTTGACTGACAAAATGGCCGAATTGCAAAAGTTTGGCAAGTTTGGGGAgtggattacaaaaattgaaacattgaaagtcgaattgaaaatgaccccaaactttggggggtaaagtgtaattttttctataaattatatttttattttaggacTAGAAATAaagtcaaaaaattttattaaaaagaatcaaaacatgAATGAGGTATATATTAACATATTGGGACCAAagtatgaataaaatatttgttaagatcgaatatatatatatatataatatccaTTCAGTattaacaaaaatcaaacagaagaattgtttctttatatatatatacaccaactTTTAATTCAAACACCTATCAAAATAAATTCGACTTGGATCGCAGTTGTGCATGCTACTTCAGCTTTTACATTATTACTTTTGCTACGTTAAAAACTCTTTTACATTCCCTCTTGcctaattttttaatgataaatttggaTTGTTGCCCATGATAAATTTGGGTTGTTTAAATTTTgggtataaaataatttttgtaataattggGCCAAGGGCCAAGCCTATTTTTTCTGGACAGGAGCCAGGATTAATTATTTtggcccatatatatatatatatatatatatatagatcatttAGCTGTTTATAAACCAtagtaaagaaaattttcaaaagaaggGGGAGGGCCATGACAAATACCGGCCCTCCCCTCCCTCCATTTCTACTCATAGCTATCTCATAATGTTGATGTGTCagttttaataaattattgttcaattcttatttaaaaaatacgaaataaaaaatttgttaagtcTACAACATCAACGTTGTGGAGTAGTTATACGATAAAAACGTAAATATAACATTCTTAAACCTTTTCTTCTAAAGTCTAGAAATCAAGATTCAAGAATACTGCACTAAAATGTCACCTTTGCACTATTACAAAGCAATAAGGAAGATGGGTGTAGGAGTGATTGTACGGGTTCCCCATGAGGGAGGTGCTTGCCACTTTGCAATCTCCTCTAAATGTGGCTATGATCAACCTATAACCAACCTTAATGATGGTAATTTATCGATGGAAAAGTTAATATCAATGGTCTGCCTGTTGCAGAATCCACTACTAGTTTAAGGGCAATAACTTTTTTCAAAGAGAGCGGATGGTAGAAGGTTGAATTGGAAGGTGATGCTTTATAGGTGGTGCACGCATTAAAAAAGGATGACAAAAATTGGTATCGCTATATACAGCCAATTAATTGATGACATTCACATTGTGTTGAAGTCTTTTCAACTGCTGAGGGTGTCTCACATCAGATGGGAGATGAATGGAGCAGCTCATAGGCCGACAAAAAATGCAATCCGGTGAGTTAAGCAAATTATTTTGTTCCATATTGGTGAATTCTATGTTAAAAAAAGTGTAAAGATAGATGATGGCTTATAAATGCCCAAGTTAACTTCAGAGTACTGAGaacacttttcaaaaagaaaaaaagggaaaaaagggAGAGTTAACGAAAGTAGTTTGTTCCATATTGGTGAATTCTCTGTAATAAAAGTGTAAAGATAGACTAGATAGATGATGGTTTATAAATGCCAAAGTTATCTTAAGAGTGATAGTACTTTTAATCAAATAGgtaaaagtagaagaaaaaaaaaagtaactttcATAATTGGAGAAATTTCACAAAACTTGCTTTGTACTTTTACTCATTTTAACATTACCCtctaagtttaaaaactctcaattaagagtattaaacttttaatttctttcaattactccaatttgttatgatttttggttaaatttggtcaaaattctcaaaataacaTTGTAAGATattgcaaaaatattgcaaagatgttttgtttatatataaaaaaaacaatgcttgaatctttacaaatttttattttatctttctctaataaaaaaatatgaacattttgagaattttggcaaaatttaacgaaaaattctaacgaaattatgtaattgaaaaaaattaaaagtttaataccTTTCactgagagtttttgaatttcaaatgagtacttttaaaatgcgtgaaaattcaaaaaaaaaaaaaaaaattgtgaagttTCTCATTTCAAATTTGATCACTGCCAGTTAAATCTCGGATTATTTCTCTAGCAATTAAGTAATTTTCAGCATTGCTTAGGaaacaaaaaacttaaatgTCAAAATTGCTAACAATGATTTTTAGAAGAGAATCTAACATCAGTTTGTCATGCGACTGAAACTTTCAAAAGTACATGTACCTGCAGTATTGTGTTCACATGatcaaggtatatatatagtcacggatggaacataattttttattccaaaggttttttttattcatttaaatgGATAAGAAATGCCCCCccccctcttcttttttttttttttttttttttttttaaacaaaccaacattCATTCAAACAAAGAGGTTACAGTGgacataaaagaaagaaaggcaagGTTACTAAAACCTCAACTGGACAGATCTCAAAAAAAGGAATGAGAtcataaagggaaaaaaaagatgtgaatGCAGTTCGAAAAAATCTTTGCTGCTGCGCATACTGGTGATGGATGCTACTATCGAGAGTACGAATACCCATATTAAACATCTAAATATGCTTCCTAAAAAGCCATGGAAATTTAGATAAAAAGTAACtgtaaaaaaaaggtttaaaaaaaaaaaccaaaaagaaaagaaaaaatgatcaACTCCAAAGAGTCCCATTCGGTTCGGGTTAACCAATAAGCAATACAACAACAGAAAGTTACATAAAATAATAGCATAAACTCAAAAAAGAGCGGTTGCTCTGGAGGAGGTCGTTAGTGGTGAACTGCATGGCGCGTTCGGCCAAGGGCTGATGGGGAGGAGGAGATCGGGCTTTGAAAAGGTCGATCTTCAAGACTCCATAGATCTGGCCGGTGAAACATTGAAGGAGAAGATCCACGACGGGGGAGAAATAGCCGAAAAGGGGTGGAAGATGCAGCTGTTGTTTAGTGAGGGTCGGGATAGATCTAGAGCAAGCTCTAGAGAGATAAGAGTTCTCTCATGAAGAGAGAAATCcagcaaaaagaaaagcataaaactgaaagaaagaaaaaaaaacaaaaaaaaaaaggaaaccttCTCCTCTTCCTCTAGCACCGGCAACTGGTTTGTTCGTTCAAGGAGAGAGAACGGAGTATTAAAGTGTGACATACATACCATGTACAGTTAGTTAGACACAAATTAAAGGAGTTCAGTCATTTAATtgttgtaaaaaattatttgtgaaattaaaattgaaactattttttttttttttatgagagaaataattaagaaaattgtATAGTCCTTATTAGAAAAAGACACCCCTTTATTAAATTCAGAATTTCTGTTGTTTTACGTGCTAACATGATGGGCAAGCAAGCTTAATTTTATTAGGATCAAGCTtagtatttttacttttaagcctatatatatatatatatatatatatatataacttaatataatttttttaaggaaaattttgagaaaattatgcATGACTCATTGTCTCTGCTTTTTGCTTCATATGGACCATTTCAAGCTGTGAAGCactaaatagaagaaagaaacctGATAAAAGCTTATTAAAgtaattataatgaataaaaaataataataataataataataggtcAACTTGGGGTCACCAATCACCATACTCGGACCAAATAAGCCAGGAGATAAAAACCCTTATCCCTTGTCCTCTTTGGCAGGTTTATTTTCGGATCCTTGAGGCCCCCATTGTGTTCCTTGGCAATAGTTGAAAAGGCAAACATGAACACGTGGATGATGCGACGTACACTTGATgacaatctttttcttttatcccATCAGTTCATCCAAACTGTTCATTTAAATCATGGTTCAGGGTTTCATAGgaaattttcatcaattttctCGGTCGAAAAACTAGTTATTtagacaataaatatatatataaaaaaaaattgtaggcaTACTAGCTTATTTGAACATGTTTCAAACGGTCTTcctatttgttaatatatatatatatatatttactgcCTGAATTATTAAGGATTCGATCCGGCTTTAAACATTGTGCTCGGCTATAATAGATTTGTGGTATGAACAGCACACTCATAACTTGTACTGCACGCCACGTAACATTCACATTCTATCATGTaaccaaaagaagaacaaaGTCAAAGAGACGGGTGCAAGAAtatctcttccttttttctcttttccccctttgtttctttttcttttgatccTCATTTTCCCTTTCCATGTTTGAAGATTCGAATGATGCACTCATGCAAAGGCCTCATAAAACCCATTTTGAAGGAGTCAAGAGAAAATATATTcatcaaaaagaaattaagaataaaaaccCTCCCCTATACCCCCATTGTTAAACCCTTCTTCATACGCTATTCCAACTTCTTCTTTTTGAGAAGTTAAGAAAGTCAATAAAAGTGCAAATTTTTGTACTTATCATGTAGCACGTTGAGCCATAACCAGATGTTTTTCTGACAGCATTCCACAGATTTTCACCCTTTATCTTTTGTTCCTATTGTACGTGGGAAAGACCCAACCCCGttgttttttctctcttgtagtttggttgtttgttgtttaatttttttttttcaaaaagaaaaagcacaaaatgttttgacaaaaaaaaaaaaaaaaaacattggatTACATTACTATGGGGATAATACAAAAACTTTAATTATGGACTCCATATTTTGCATATATTATAGCTAAACTTGTTATATAGTACAAGTGTTCAGGGATGTGCTATTGAAAAGCTACAATAGTTTATTTTAAGCAATAGGGTAAAGCCTATTTGTACTAGAATAAGCTTTTGCCACTGGAAATTCTCTTTTTAAGTCCAGTTTGACAAGCAAGAACCACAACAAATGCGAACCAAAGCAATAATGGAGTCCAAAAGGGGCTCTTGCTTTTCCCCCACCACCCTACCCCctttaatcaaaaataaaagCCACCATTTTCAAAAGGGATCAGCTTTCAGGGTTCAAGAGAATATGCATGGATCTCCTTCCTTCACCTCTTAAATAGTTTTCTAAGCACAAACTTTTAGCCCCCCCCATCAAGCACTACTCAATGCCCACCTTTTCCTCTCTGCAAAGTCACCAAAATTACTTATTTCTCCTCCCAACCCCCCCAAAAACTTCACTTTattatcaacttaattaatttgcttTACATTAATTGCAACCCATTAAAATTCCCTTATTATCTCAAATCCATCCATTGATTGATGGAGGGTGGCAAACAGGTTGTACCCCCACCCCCAGAAAGTCCCTTGTTTGCCCTCCTCCCCCATCTTGCTCACTCTGTATGTGCCTGCGTTTTGCAGGGTGTATCTCTAATACATCATCTGCAGAGCTCTCTACATCATTTCCAAGACTAGAAAGTGTTGTGTTTGATCCATATAGAACCTGCCCATCATTGCATTTCAATCCAAAGCTCCCTAGGAATGATGGGTCTGTTGAGGTTGCTCCAATTTGAGCAGCTTTCTGCAACAAAGCCGTGGCTGACATGTTTGCAGAAGGTGTTTGATGGGGTTGGTGTTGCGTGCTGTACAAGGAAGGAACACTTAGATGCTGAGTCCCTCCCACAGCCTCCTTCACATCTCTTTGTGAATTACTCGAGGAGAGCTTAGCTCCAAACACCCAATTCTGCTGATGATAATCCGACGGTGGAGGATTATTCGAGCATGAAATTAGTGGATCTCCAAATATTCCTTCCTGGCCTTGAAATATTCCTTGGCTCATCCATAGGGGTAGCCCCTGCGACGTCGTTGGGTTAACTGTTTCGTCATTGCATGAGATTGGCttgaaaatggaagagaaattTTGTGCCATGGTCGGTGCTATGAAATGGTAGTTCATGTTGCCGGCGCCGACCACATTGTTGATGCTGGACACCGCATTTACTCTTGCTGTTTCTTCGGCTAAGGCGTCACAGAAGGCCCTGTGAGTGATGAAGCTATCTCTCCTGCTCGATCACAAAAATGTTTTACGAACTTCAGTTAATTAATCATCagtttcaataaataaattcatgaacttaatttaaatggttttttttttctcaagcagcaaaaatatctttcaaatataattaatcgAATACTTTCACTCAAACGAACTCAAACCATAGGCAAGAACCTTCCACATTGGCATCGAAATTCTGAGGAACCCATGAACCAAGGCACCAACCCTTTTGTTGGAAAAAATTTACAAACACATAAACAGTGCAACACAAATACCAAGGAAGGAAATTTTACATAATTAAGAAGATGAATTAATTCACATTTGTTATTTGTCTTCACTAGGCCCCTTCTCCTTTTCCtcctagagagagaaagagaaagggaacAGACAGCAAGGATATCTAACAGCCACAAAAATCACTTTCATGCTTGatgatttggtttcttgattttcttctttgaggtatttgatatatatatatatatatatcaaatacctcaaagaagaaaatcaaCAGCCACAAAAATCACTTTCATGCTTGatgatttggtttcttgattttcttctttgaggtatttgatatatatatatatatatatatatatatatactgttgcatgaagaaatttgtgaaattaaaagacaattaGTTCTATCATTTCCTAGCTTTAATTTTCTTCAGTAAATAAAATCTACCGACAAAAGtttgaagaaataaataaaataaaaataaaagaaaatagaattaCCTTGAAAATATAGTCCCACAGTCGCATTTGTATTCCCTAGTGCCACAGGTCTTGGAGTGCGCTTTCCAATCTGACTGCACAGCATACCGCTTCGAGCACTTCTCACACTTCCACTTCTTCTCGCCGTGTTTTCTGCAAAAGTGCTTTTTTATTCCGGTTAGGTCTCCGAGAGCCCTAGAAGGGTGGTTGTGGACGCAGCTTTTCTCAGGGCACACATAAACGCGCTTCCTCGGCTCTTTGCTGCTCCGTTGCTTCAGCTTCCATGGAAGGTTGTGCCCCCGCCGGTGGAGTTGCAGATTTTGATCCCTTTGGAAACCCTTCCCGCAAATTTCACACAAGAATCTGTTGGTCGCCATCAGGGTCTTTGGCGATAAGGCTATCACTTCTGCTTCAGGATCTgctcaaaataaataatcatttagaatttttaattaatcgctcaaaataaataatcatttagGATTTTTAATTAATCGCCGATACAGAGAAGATTAGCGTGACCCGTTATGCGAAAATGACACGCATAAATCAAGAAACGGTCCAAATTTTTAttcatcaggaaaaaaaaaaaaaaaaaaatgttgaagagCAGAGACAATATGGTTGGAAGGGAATTGCATGAAAAAGCTTGCCTGGGGTGCCAGGGaggttcctcttcttctttggcAGTGGAGGAATATTGGATCCAGGAATTGAGTTTTCGACAAAACCATTTGGAAGGGTTTCTTCAGCCATCTTTCCTAGCATGTATCCAaagcttttctctttttctgatCAGTTTGACTCAATCTAAAAGGTATTTTTCTTGGTAACCCAGAAAAGGTTCAGCTCAGCTCAGCTGATCACCAAAGTAGTGAAGATTAGTAAGAGAAAACCCAGAGAATGAGTTGCTTTCTTATAGCCTCAAGTAGATAGTACTCTCAGCCCTAGCAACAACTCAAGCTGATATATGCAAAGATTGAAGattggatctctctctctctctctctcttgaaaaataaaaaatttgtagttGCATTTTTTGTTATCTACTTTTTAGGTGGAATAGAATACTATTATGTTGTGGGAGGCGGTGAAAAGTTAAAGTTGGCAGGgactgtgagagagagagggttgaTGAGCAAAGGTGTATGATGACACATATCATTTGGAGGGGAGAAAAGCTAGTTCCTCGCTTTTCTATTTGGAATGATTATCCCATAATTtgtttaccttttgtttttgccatttttctATTCGACTCTCTTCCAATCACCatatatacatgtttgttttgatttatatatatatatatatatatatgcatgaacATAATACTTCAAAGGAACCCTAGGTCATATCCTATATGTAATAGATGTttgtaaatataatatttaagtGAATAACTATTGAATTTCTTTAGATTTACAATATGTTGCAGCTAGAATATTGACCATGCTAACTAGCTAGAGATAAGGAACCACAATTTATCacgagaaaacaaaaaaacctaattttagTAGGACAAacttatttttaagtgtatatatatatttttaatagggCTAAATATATGCAAACTCAAACCAATTATGATATCctagttttaatttattttaaatttgtttttaccCTCTTTTTCACATGATTTACTATTTGTTTTGTGTCCTATTCAATAAATCTAGAACAAAGATTGCCCACTCGGAAAAACAAGTTAAGTATTAATTATACTTAATTTATAGTGCTTTTATACTAATACGTAACCCATACATTTTCACAAGGCTACTTGACTTCCAAAGCTCTCAGGTTAAAAgcgaatttatttatttatttttgtaccTTCtgtttattaaaagaaaatgataggTTATGCATTGAGATACCTTCTCCTATGCAAATTCATTTCTTTCCAATGGGCCCAAATGTCCAACTCAACATTCTCCTTGTAAACAACGGGAGGTCAAGTGGTAGATGAAAGAGCACTTTCTGCTGTCTCCATTCAAGTTCTGGTATGATTTTTGGATTGGAACTCACAACAATTATCtgtttaaattattaacaatttaggTAAGTAATGTGAAAGATTATATATGAAATCCATCTGTCCGAATAAATAATCAGATAactcaaattttatttgaacatATAAGTCACAAATGTCTCACATTACTTGttcaaattactaacaattcgTACAAATAATTACAGTGAATCCGTACCAATGATTCATGTGGAGTCATGATATATAAGGATTTCCTGATGATTCAACAATTTGAGTACTAGTGGAAAAGCAATATGCTGGGATTGTGTGTTTGTCAAAAAGACAACTCAAACATGTCTTGAGTGAGTGCGACTGGCAAGGCATGGCCATCCAATCACACCACCTTCTTTAATCCTCATTTTCCACAAGGCCAAGAATCAGTCAGTTTACTCCTTAGTCAAAGTAGACACTCAAAAAGTGGAAGTTAAGGCATTTCCCTAGGAAGATTGATGTATCCATGCCAACAACATTTTAATCCCCATGATTGATTCTGATCATATCATCATCAGATCAAACGGCCATGGTTTCTCTAGATTTTAATGATCTAAATCAGCATGCACGTGCATCCATGCAGGTGCCCAACTGCCAATGTATGTAAATCCAACGGATACGACGAAACAAACACATTCGTCCTCATGACAGATTGCCTATGCCATCCCCAAAGTCATGTCATGAAACTAGATCTGTTACCCACTTGGcctagtttttaatttttttttttccgtccaaatttaattttcaaattttatacaagaatgaaaaactaaaattaaatctgGGTCGTTGAAAAAACTAAATTCTgtattcaaaataataaaaaaaaaagaaaaaaaaaaaaagaagaagaaatctaCATGAGCAAAATGTGGAAAGTTTGATATGCTGGTCATTGCTGGAATGGTAGATGCTTATCTGTATAGCTGACATGCAAGAGTACTTttactgcattttttttttcagattgctTGGCATGTTTAATCTACAGAGTATTTGAAACATGACATTTTATTCAGATTGTGAAATGATAGCTAGGGTTTTCACTGTGGCTCGTTTGCTTTTAGGTTTTCAAAAAAACCCCATTTATTTTCTACATGCATGCattgaattttagccaaaacCCCTTTTTACctttagaaaattgaaaatatatgttttaaaatagACTAGAAAGTAGAAGTCACATGCATATATGCTTCTAGACTTGGGAAAGCTAATCAAGGGCTACTTAgttaaaatttgcacaaaaaTTACTGAGATTACTTTGCAAGGAAAGGGGGTTAAATCAAAAGACAGCCAGCTGACAAAGGCAGTGAATTTTTGGAAGTGTGAGCAGTCGTCTCCTTGTGGGCTGACCTTTCTTCCTAACCCTTAATCATAATCTAATGATGTTCTTGCTTTCTAAGTTTGTTTAGTATATAATCTTTGGATTTTTGCTGTTGAACTTTGGTGTCTCCAGAATATTCTCTCCTTCTCCAACACTCTCACAAAAGCTTCAACTTTCAAGGCCTTGTAAGATTCTTATGCAAACCCccccacctctctctctctctcttggagTTAATTAAAAACTACATTATAAAACAATTTGTCTAAGAGACCATATGCATTTGAAATAGAAGGGTTTCGGGAAAAGCAAAGTGTTGTCAACAAGGGTATGTTTGTTTTCTTAGCTTGTCTTTTGCTTTTGAAGAacatgttattttaaaattgttttgtgTAATTCAAACAAGCCTCCAGATGGAATATTTCCTCACGGAATGCTGATATTGGTAGCTAAATTATCAGATAACTAATTGCTATTTCTTCATTTCCTACTTAGTAAGGTTCACAATCGAAAAATTATGTGAAAATCATGCTTGATGAAGTAAATTaaggtcattagttcaaatcctctttcatttttttctctccttatgtggacatataaaaaagaaaataataataaaaaaaaaaacctatgaaaATCCAAAGGCTTGTGATATTGTTAATTCGTCTAATTTACTACAAATTATGTGTAATTATTATAGGTTCAAAAGGAAGGGCAATTTAGTCTAACTAAAGATGGGATAATTTGCATGGGAGGgtaagtttttaattaattacaactCGTGAATAAATGTCCTAAAAGTTGAGTAGATTTGGATCCAGGATTCCATTGCAGAAACCCACATGCTTTGGCTCATCAAAAGTTGAAGAATATATGCCTTTTTACaaacccagttttttttttttttctcattatttttccttcctttttctttacttCTTTAATCATCTTAATACACATGGCGAAATCCTAGAAGAGCCCCTTGCATTTTGCCCAACATTCTTTACAGGTGTAAAATAGTAGGGGTATATGCATGAATATTCTTTTGCATTTTGGGGTTTGTAGTATATTTTATGGAAATGTTTATGGCTTataaattttatgatttttatttaattcctttttctcctcttcCCTAGGTTTActgtcaaattgaaaattagtGATAATGCAAGGCAGTCCCAAAGCTGAGAACTGAGAGCCCAATGGAATCATAATACGTAGCCATGGGTTAATTAATTACCTCACTTTCTTTAGAGTAAACCCAAGTTTAATATCAAAATCTTCCTCTTTTTGGAAAGAATAACTACACTTTGAATATTACACGCcgatttatttttaatgtaacaCCTAATTAAAGTACTCTTGGATGCATGGATATTGCCTCGTTTGACAATACTTatttaagaagtattttcctatttttagaaagaaaacaaacatagAGCTTTAGTTACAAATTAAGTGCttataaaacacttaaaattactTTGGTTTTGACGTTACATCGATCGTGACACTTTTCGGCAAAAAATAGtatctaaaaagttttattaaatgtacccaatattattattattatttcagcATTTAAGGGCactagaattattattattttttgaacttatCAAAGACTTTCATTTTGAAGGGGGAAATGCTCTGTTCATGACTCATGAGTCATCTTGACTAATTAATGTGGGAAAAGAACGTTTTGGAAAAATtggcaattgttctttaatttatgATGAAATGAAAGGGACAAGTGATAgactcaatttaaaaaataaaataaaagaaatagagatATTGTAAGAATTGATTGGACAGAAATAATTTTCCATTGGGGTATTAGCTAGAATgaacaataaaatttgaaatggacCTGC
This window of the Corylus avellana chromosome ca5, CavTom2PMs-1.0 genome carries:
- the LOC132182745 gene encoding zinc finger protein NUTCRACKER, whose translation is MLGKMAEETLPNGFVENSIPGSNIPPLPKKKRNLPGTPDPEAEVIALSPKTLMATNRFLCEICGKGFQRDQNLQLHRRGHNLPWKLKQRSSKEPRKRVYVCPEKSCVHNHPSRALGDLTGIKKHFCRKHGEKKWKCEKCSKRYAVQSDWKAHSKTCGTREYKCDCGTIFSRRDSFITHRAFCDALAEETARVNAVSSINNVVGAGNMNYHFIAPTMAQNFSSIFKPISCNDETVNPTTSQGLPLWMSQGIFQGQEGIFGDPLISCSNNPPPSDYHQQNWVFGAKLSSSNSQRDVKEAVGGTQHLSVPSLYSTQHQPHQTPSANMSATALLQKAAQIGATSTDPSFLGSFGLKCNDGQVLYGSNTTLSSLGNDVESSADDVLEIHPAKRRHIQSEQDGGGGQTRDFLGVGVQPVCHPPSINGWI